Proteins from a genomic interval of Plasmodium sp. gorilla clade G2 genome assembly, chromosome: 10:
- a CDS encoding cytochrome c oxidase copper chaperone, putative, with protein sequence MGMSLNKPINNTNEANKGEVKKKKICCVCLETKKLRDECIIKLGEDQCKKFIDDHNKCLRSEGFDIK encoded by the coding sequence atgggTATGAGCTTGAACAAACCAATAAATAACACGAATGAAGCAAATAAAGGagaagttaaaaaaaaaaaaatttgttgtGTTTGTTTAGAAACCAAAAAGTTGAGAGATGaatgtattattaaattgGGTGAAGATCAGTGTAAGAAATTTATCGATGATCATAATAAATGTTTAAGGAGTGAAGGTTTTGATATTAAATAG
- a CDS encoding cell division cycle protein 20 homolog, putative, producing the protein MDNIFIKSAIIEDYYNIENFFLHIDNELHLTDLPFPCDYNSYGHFYLSNEDINKIICSEQNRFEKYNLENEEKISSYIYQTRYSRYNKYNIKMDEYTLRRNNDFKKKNVYDNTSHHNINSIINYKKSDINKKSNSNKYFDDDDDNNIFIFNMYKKKMEEKKNIERYNPIKDDNIYRNILFEHSQKNIMLKEKYMSKNVIPMNNPYGTHFFTYPSYILNNNKKEKRKIPNMPYRILSAPELIDDFYLNLLDWSKKNIIATALSDKLYLWNNNTCTSQKLFVANKIDKDIEQKDKGEDKRRNKYKNKKRKNEKSNNDKDNDKCELIETIKPSEKIKPQKTISSLKWNNINGNFLASGLSNGVVEIWDVEKSVRIRKYKNHKLRVNTLCWNHNILTSGGRDNKIINSDIRSKEIYYIELTKHKSEICGLEWNADGTYLASGSNDNSIYIWDRYTNKYLFHFLKHKAAVKAISWCPYKNHILASGGGSVDKKIFLWNIKNGKSINEIYTKSQVSNIIWSINTREIISTHSNSLNQIILWNLPQLKKVTTLKGHKLRVLYAALSPDGTSIATGSPDQTIRLWNLFPKCGDKNISLFFPISNCYNMVR; encoded by the coding sequence atggataatatttttataaagtcAGCTATTATAGAAGACTACTACAATATagagaatttttttttacatatagaTAATGAATTACACTTGACGGATTTACCCTTTCCTTGTgattataattcatatgGACACTTTTATTTGTCAAATGAagacataaataaaattatttgttCAGAACAGAATAGATTTGAGAAATATAAtttagaaaatgaagaaaaaattagcagttatatttatcaaacTAGATATAgtagatataataaatataacataaaaatggATGAATATACATTAAGAAGAAATAatgattttaaaaagaaaaatgtgtATGATAATACAAGTCATCATAACATTAAtagtataataaattataaaaaaagtgatataaataaaaaatcaaacagtaacaaatattttgatgatgatgatgataataatatttttatatttaatatgtataaaaaaaagatggaagaaaaaaaaaatatagaaagaTATAATCCAATtaaagatgataatatatatagaaatatccTTTTTGAACATTCtcagaaaaatataatgttaaAGGAAAAGTATATGTCAAAAAATGTGATACCAATGAATAATCCATATGGTACccatttttttacatatccttcttatattttaaataataataaaaaggagaaaagaaaaattccTAATATGCCATATCGTATATTATCTGCTCCTGAACTTATAgatgatttttatttaaatttattagattggtccaaaaaaaatattattgcaACTGCTTTAAgtgataaattatatttgtgGAATAATAATACCTGTACAAGTCAGAAACTATTTGTAGCAAACAAAATAGATAAAGATATAGAACAAAAAGATAAGGGCGAagataaaagaagaaataaatataagaataaaaaaagaaaaaatgaaaaatcaaataatgataaagataATGACAAATGTGAATTGATTGAAACTATAAAACCATCAGAAAAAATCAAACCTCAAAAAACCATAAGTTCTTTAAAAtggaataatattaatgggAATTTTTTGGCAAGTGGTTTATCAAATGGTGTTGTCGAAATATGGGATGTAGAGAAAAGTGTAAGAATacgaaaatataaaaatcataAATTAAGAGTTAATACATTGTGTTggaatcataatatattaacatcTGGTGGTCgagataataaaattataaatagtGATATTAGAAGTAaagaaatttattatattgaatTAACAAAACATAAATCTGAAATATGTGGATTAGAATGGAATGCAGATGGAACATATTTAGCATCAGGAAGTAATgataatagtatatatatatgggatagatatacaaataaatatctaTTTCATTTTCTAAAACATAAAGCAGCAGTTAAAGCAATTTCTTGGTGTCCatataaaaatcatattTTAGCTAGTGGAGGTGGATCagttgataaaaaaattttcttatggaatataaaaaatggaaaatctATAAATGAAATCTATACAAAATCTCAAGTATCTAATATTATCTGGTCAATAAATACTAGAGAAATTATATCAACTCATAGTAATTCATTAAATCAAATTATCTTATGGAATCTACCACAACTTAAAAAAGTTACTACATTAAAAGGTCATAAATTAAGAGTATTATATGCAGCCTTAAGTCCTGATGGTACGTCTATAGCAACAGGATCACCTGATCAAACCATAAGACTATGGAATCTATTCCCAAAATGTGGAGACAAAAACATTTCTCTCTTTTTTCCCATATCAAATTGTTACAACATGgttagataa